In Leptospira perdikensis, a single genomic region encodes these proteins:
- a CDS encoding LIC_11959 family protein, with protein sequence MKGKVFFSFYILLSILFGISLYSEEDGRYTGPIPRSEKRILDGKSEFQKTGAFPLEWKLFYKGKQGDFVVFYDLNGDEIHYRYRRNKFDLDAEFFVKDLFPGNPYRVKGEWIGYYFYSVDERGKRSSLPTPKKVPAEPKEFVDRQSIPIFKLTEYIEVRTDDLLY encoded by the coding sequence ATGAAAGGGAAAGTTTTTTTTTCTTTTTATATCCTTCTCTCGATTCTTTTTGGGATCTCTCTTTATTCAGAAGAGGATGGAAGATATACTGGTCCAATCCCTCGTTCCGAAAAACGAATCTTAGATGGGAAATCAGAATTTCAAAAAACGGGGGCTTTCCCTTTAGAGTGGAAGTTGTTTTATAAAGGAAAACAAGGGGATTTCGTTGTTTTTTATGATCTAAATGGGGATGAAATCCATTACCGGTATAGAAGGAATAAGTTCGATTTGGACGCCGAATTTTTTGTAAAGGATTTGTTTCCTGGAAATCCCTATCGAGTGAAGGGAGAGTGGATTGGTTATTATTTTTATTCTGTCGATGAAAGAGGGAAACGTTCTTCGTTACCAACACCCAAAAAAGTACCTGCTGAACCTAAGGAATTTGTAGATAGACAATCCATTCCTATTTTTAAGTTAACCGAATACATTGAAGTTCGCACAGACGATTTACTCTATTAA